One genomic region from Alteromonas pelagimontana encodes:
- the purD gene encoding phosphoribosylamine--glycine ligase, translating to MNVLVIGGGGREHALAWKAAQSSTVSTVFVAPGNAGTANEPKLSNVDIDVTDINGLLSFAKENTVALTIVGPEAPLVAGVVDAFQAAGQAIFGPTQAAAQLEGSKAFTKDFLARHNIPSAAYQNFTEIEPALAYVREKGAPIVVKADGLAAGKGVIVAATLEEAEDAIRDMLAGNAFGEAGSRVVVEEFLEGEEASFIVMVDGKTVLPFATSQDHKRAGNGDSGPNTGGMGAYSPAPVVTPEIHQRVMDEVILPTVKGMAAEGNPYTGFLYAGLMITADGSPKVIEYNCRFGDPETQPIMMRLQSDIVELCLAASKGELADKAIAFDPRAAVGVVLAAGGYPGSYNKGDVITGLAHAGELDGKVFHAGTALKDGNVVTAGGRVLCATALGNNVTEAQQKAYELVNTINWNDVYYRTDIAHRAIARESSAES from the coding sequence ATGAACGTACTTGTCATTGGCGGCGGTGGCCGCGAACATGCGCTTGCTTGGAAAGCGGCACAATCTTCAACTGTTTCAACCGTATTTGTTGCTCCTGGCAATGCCGGAACAGCAAACGAACCCAAACTCAGTAACGTTGATATTGATGTCACTGACATTAATGGATTATTGAGCTTTGCTAAAGAGAATACTGTTGCGTTGACCATTGTCGGCCCGGAAGCGCCGCTTGTGGCAGGTGTTGTTGATGCGTTTCAGGCGGCGGGCCAAGCTATTTTTGGTCCGACGCAAGCTGCGGCGCAACTTGAAGGGTCGAAAGCTTTTACTAAAGATTTTCTGGCTCGTCATAACATACCCTCTGCGGCTTACCAGAATTTTACTGAAATTGAACCCGCACTTGCATATGTGCGGGAAAAAGGCGCGCCCATTGTGGTGAAAGCCGACGGCTTAGCCGCAGGTAAGGGCGTAATTGTTGCTGCTACACTTGAAGAAGCTGAAGATGCTATCCGCGATATGTTAGCAGGCAATGCTTTTGGTGAGGCCGGTAGTCGCGTAGTAGTAGAAGAATTTCTTGAGGGTGAAGAAGCCTCATTCATTGTAATGGTTGACGGCAAAACTGTATTGCCTTTTGCTACCAGTCAGGATCACAAGCGTGCTGGCAACGGCGACAGCGGTCCTAATACCGGTGGTATGGGTGCGTATTCCCCTGCTCCTGTAGTGACACCGGAAATTCATCAGCGGGTAATGGATGAAGTCATTTTGCCTACTGTAAAAGGTATGGCTGCAGAAGGGAATCCTTATACAGGCTTTTTGTATGCCGGATTAATGATAACAGCCGACGGCTCACCAAAAGTGATTGAATACAACTGCCGCTTTGGGGATCCGGAAACGCAACCAATTATGATGCGTCTGCAATCCGACATTGTAGAATTATGTCTGGCGGCGTCAAAAGGAGAGCTTGCCGATAAAGCCATCGCTTTTGATCCGCGGGCTGCCGTAGGTGTGGTGTTAGCTGCTGGTGGATATCCAGGAAGCTATAACAAAGGCGATGTGATCACCGGTTTAGCCCACGCTGGCGAACTTGATGGCAAAGTGTTTCATGCTGGTACGGCACTTAAAGACGGTAACGTCGTGACAGCCGGTGGAAGAGTATTGTGCGCCACCGCACTGGGCAACAATGTGACTGAAGCCCAACAAAAAGCTTATGAACTTGTAAATACGATCAACTGGAACGATGTTTATTATCGCACAGACATCGCGCATCGGGCCATTGCCCGAGAAAGTAGCGCAGAAAGCTAA
- a CDS encoding phosphoribulokinase, translating to MSVKHPIIAITGSSGAGTTTTTNAIRHIFRNLSINAAVVGGDSFHRFTRPEMEVEIRKAQEQGRHISYFGPKANDFDLLESLFKDYGLSGQGQFRQYLHTFDDAVPFNQMPGTFTPWQDLPPSTDLLFYEGLHGGVKTEENDVARHVDLLVGMVPIVNLEWIQKIVRDTTDRGHSREAVMSSIVRGLDDYFHYITPQFSRTHVNFQRVPTVDTSNPFSAREIPSQDESFVVVRFRREMKTVNFPYLLQMIDGAFMSRINTLVVPGGKMGLAMELILTPLIEELLDKKRRAGQQMDWVSED from the coding sequence ATGTCTGTAAAACATCCAATAATTGCTATCACCGGTTCCTCGGGCGCTGGTACGACAACAACGACGAATGCGATAAGACATATATTCCGCAATTTAAGTATTAATGCGGCTGTAGTGGGAGGCGATAGCTTTCATCGCTTTACCCGTCCTGAAATGGAAGTTGAGATCCGTAAAGCGCAGGAACAGGGAAGACACATTAGCTATTTTGGTCCTAAGGCTAACGATTTTGATTTGCTGGAAAGCCTATTCAAAGATTACGGCCTGTCTGGGCAAGGTCAATTTCGCCAATATTTACATACGTTTGATGATGCCGTTCCTTTCAACCAAATGCCGGGCACTTTTACGCCGTGGCAGGATTTACCGCCAAGCACCGATTTATTGTTTTATGAAGGCTTACACGGCGGCGTGAAAACAGAAGAAAACGATGTGGCGCGTCATGTTGATCTTCTGGTAGGCATGGTGCCCATTGTTAATCTGGAGTGGATCCAGAAAATAGTACGCGATACCACAGATCGTGGCCACTCACGTGAAGCGGTAATGAGCAGCATTGTGCGTGGTTTAGATGACTATTTCCATTACATTACCCCACAATTTTCCCGCACCCACGTAAATTTTCAACGAGTTCCTACAGTGGATACATCCAATCCATTTAGCGCCAGGGAAATTCCCTCTCAGGATGAAAGTTTTGTGGTGGTGAGATTTCGCCGTGAGATGAAAACGGTTAATTTTCCTTACTTGCTTCAAATGATTGATGGTGCATTCATGTCGCGCATTAATACACTAGTGGTGCCGGGAGGGAAAATGGGCCTGGCGATGGAGTTGATCCTAACGCCGCTGATAGAAGAATTGCTAGATAAAAAACGTCGAGCAGGTCAACAAATGGATTGGGTATCGGAGGATTAG
- the ompR gene encoding osmolarity response regulator transcription factor OmpR, producing MGQETSKILVVDDDMRLRSLLERYLVEQGYQVRTAANAEQMDRLLERENFHLMVLDLMLPGEDGLSICRRLRQTDSDLPIIMLTAKGDEVDRIIGLEMGADDYLPKPFNPRELLARAKAVLRRKTTEAPGAPSRGEQIIEFGEYRLNLATREMSASGTPMMLTSGEFAVLKSLVTHPREPLSRDKLMNLARGRDYSALERSIDVQVSRLRRMLEKDPANPRYIQTVWGLGYVFVPDGESA from the coding sequence ATGGGCCAGGAAACTTCAAAAATTCTCGTAGTGGACGACGATATGCGTTTGCGCAGTTTGCTTGAACGCTATCTGGTTGAACAAGGGTATCAGGTGCGCACTGCGGCGAATGCAGAGCAAATGGACAGGCTGCTTGAACGAGAAAATTTCCACCTGATGGTACTTGACCTCATGCTTCCCGGCGAAGATGGTTTATCCATATGTCGCCGCCTGCGCCAGACCGACAGCGATTTACCCATTATCATGCTTACCGCCAAGGGAGACGAAGTAGACCGTATTATCGGGCTTGAAATGGGTGCAGATGATTATTTACCCAAGCCATTCAACCCTAGAGAATTGCTGGCAAGAGCCAAAGCAGTATTGCGCAGAAAAACAACCGAAGCACCTGGAGCTCCGTCCAGAGGCGAACAGATTATTGAGTTTGGCGAGTATCGTCTTAACCTTGCCACCAGAGAAATGTCTGCCAGCGGTACGCCAATGATGTTAACGAGCGGCGAATTTGCGGTGTTAAAATCGCTGGTTACGCATCCCCGCGAACCGTTATCACGTGACAAATTGATGAACCTGGCAAGAGGCCGGGATTACAGCGCGCTGGAACGTAGTATTGATGTTCAGGTATCGCGGTTGCGTCGAATGCTGGAAAAAGACCCCGCCAATCCGCGTTATATTCAGACTGTCTGGGGGTTAGGCTATGTTTTTGTTCCCGACGGCGAGAGCGCATAA
- the envZ gene encoding two-component system sensor histidine kinase EnvZ: protein MRLLPKSAFGQTVLLIGLLLLINQVVSYLSVTYYFIRPTSQQINSLLATQVQSLRAQGLLTADKSERQAYARQTQVQILTTDQALEKGLRATTYYGLMSSQVSSQIGVKADVRVSTPTEQVPNAPYLVWINLRSSPETWITIPLSGWSDANISPLTIYLMVIGILSVAGGWLFVRRLNRPLQALQTAALQVGRGRFPPPLEEQGSSEMIAVTRAFNRMNQGIKQLEHDRTLMTAGISHDLRTPLTRIRLATEMLPDEQDWIRDGIVIDIEDMNAIIDQFIDYARKDRPEQWEDTNLNQLILDLSHARHFDESHHIELKLNDLPELRLRKIAIKRVLDNLIENAFRYGGERIVISSFHDPQQKRVYCRVRDFGPGIPDNELDSAFMPFSQGDKARGSLGSGLGLAITRRIIDGHDGEITLRNHPQKGLIAEFWLPVKSEHYNAAGST from the coding sequence GTGCGATTACTCCCTAAAAGTGCCTTCGGGCAAACGGTGTTGCTCATCGGCTTATTGTTACTGATTAATCAGGTTGTCTCATATTTGTCGGTGACTTATTACTTTATTCGCCCCACATCGCAGCAAATCAACAGCTTATTGGCCACGCAGGTACAAAGCCTGCGGGCGCAGGGATTATTAACCGCTGATAAAAGTGAACGCCAAGCCTATGCCCGGCAGACTCAGGTACAAATTCTCACTACCGATCAGGCGCTGGAAAAGGGCTTGCGAGCGACCACTTACTACGGCTTAATGTCTTCTCAGGTCTCTTCACAAATTGGAGTAAAAGCCGATGTTCGCGTCAGCACTCCCACTGAACAAGTGCCCAACGCTCCCTACCTGGTTTGGATAAACCTGCGTTCTTCTCCCGAAACCTGGATCACCATCCCGCTATCCGGCTGGAGCGACGCCAATATTTCACCGTTGACGATTTATCTGATGGTTATAGGCATTCTCAGTGTGGCAGGCGGATGGCTGTTTGTGCGGCGCTTGAACCGGCCGCTGCAAGCGCTGCAAACAGCGGCGCTTCAAGTGGGTCGCGGCCGCTTTCCTCCACCTTTGGAAGAACAGGGCAGCAGTGAAATGATAGCGGTAACGCGGGCGTTTAACCGGATGAATCAGGGAATTAAGCAGCTGGAACATGATCGTACTTTAATGACTGCCGGTATTTCTCACGATTTACGCACGCCTTTGACAAGAATTCGGCTAGCCACAGAAATGTTACCTGATGAGCAAGACTGGATCCGGGATGGCATCGTTATCGACATTGAAGATATGAATGCCATTATCGATCAGTTTATCGATTACGCCCGCAAAGATCGGCCGGAGCAATGGGAGGATACGAACCTTAATCAGCTGATTCTTGATCTTAGCCACGCGCGGCATTTTGACGAGTCCCATCATATCGAACTTAAACTGAACGACTTGCCGGAGTTACGGCTACGTAAAATTGCCATTAAACGCGTGCTGGACAACCTTATTGAAAATGCATTTCGTTATGGCGGTGAGCGCATTGTCATCAGCAGCTTCCATGATCCGCAGCAAAAACGCGTTTACTGTCGGGTGCGGGACTTTGGTCCCGGTATTCCCGATAATGAACTGGATTCTGCTTTCATGCCGTTTTCTCAAGGCGATAAAGCACGGGGAAGCCTGGGGTCGGGTTTGGGTTTAGCCATTACCCGACGGATCATTGATGGACACGATGGTGAAATTACTTTACGTAATCATCCTCAAAAAGGTCTGATTGCCGAGTTCTGGCTACCTGTAAAATCCGAACATTATAACGCAGCAGGATCAACATGA
- a CDS encoding MFS transporter: MSRRPITVVIFSGFFLLGMLFLMWGILLPDIAANLQMSKMVSGALFLLFSMGMMIGAIVGGKYVSKFDFLSLLALLISVNAVLLLIVSVLSQWQWVLFAVFTVGVVSSSIITIGHTLIAQLYAEKRFAMMGVMDFMFSLGTFAASFYVTFIYSFENSWRWPLRVLTVLLLVLAAYTFLAAAKNKRLAPVKSGQPKRSLAYGGIIRQPVFLMLALVSFGYGAVEFGNANWFVSYAQQTMSYSGEDARNLLAFFTAGMVISRLCFAFLLRWFTTHRLTVILATMTFFGALAIKLADSFYFIGIGNLILGLGLGGLFPLILSAAMSIDADKGPVLSGISIIGNSLGVQLASFSTGVWANFASLGEAFWVIPMAGAWLWLTAWYYSRELKRRHVDHVDPAAL; encoded by the coding sequence ATGAGCCGTCGTCCTATTACTGTAGTCATTTTTTCCGGCTTCTTCTTGCTCGGCATGCTGTTTCTGATGTGGGGAATTTTGTTACCTGACATTGCAGCAAATCTGCAAATGTCCAAAATGGTGAGCGGCGCTCTGTTTCTGCTGTTTTCTATGGGCATGATGATAGGCGCTATCGTCGGAGGGAAATATGTCAGCAAGTTTGATTTCCTAAGCCTTCTGGCGTTACTTATCTCAGTAAATGCCGTGCTACTGCTGATTGTTTCCGTGCTATCGCAATGGCAGTGGGTCTTGTTTGCCGTATTTACCGTCGGCGTGGTTAGCTCTTCAATAATTACTATCGGGCACACTCTCATCGCTCAGCTTTACGCTGAAAAACGTTTTGCCATGATGGGGGTCATGGATTTCATGTTTAGCCTGGGAACCTTCGCGGCTTCTTTTTACGTAACGTTTATCTACTCTTTTGAGAATAGTTGGCGTTGGCCGTTACGCGTGCTTACGGTGCTTTTGCTGGTACTGGCAGCTTACACGTTCTTAGCGGCGGCGAAAAATAAGCGGCTGGCTCCGGTAAAATCCGGTCAGCCAAAGCGGTCTCTTGCGTATGGCGGAATAATACGTCAGCCTGTTTTTCTGATGCTGGCACTAGTTAGCTTTGGTTATGGGGCGGTAGAATTCGGTAACGCTAACTGGTTTGTTAGCTACGCCCAGCAGACCATGTCTTATTCCGGTGAAGATGCCCGTAATCTTTTGGCTTTTTTCACCGCAGGGATGGTTATCAGCCGCTTGTGCTTTGCGTTTTTACTGCGTTGGTTTACCACGCACAGACTCACAGTTATTCTGGCCACTATGACCTTTTTTGGCGCACTCGCTATTAAATTAGCTGACAGCTTTTATTTTATTGGTATAGGAAATTTAATACTCGGGCTGGGGCTGGGCGGATTGTTCCCGCTCATTCTGTCTGCAGCAATGAGTATTGATGCAGACAAAGGACCCGTGCTTTCAGGTATTTCCATTATCGGTAATTCTTTGGGGGTTCAATTGGCGTCTTTTAGCACCGGCGTATGGGCAAATTTTGCTTCATTAGGAGAAGCCTTCTGGGTAATTCCCATGGCCGGAGCCTGGCTTTGGCTCACCGCCTGGTATTATAGCCGCGAGCTAAAACGCCGGCATGTCGATCATGTTGATCCTGCTGCGTTATAA
- the nhaD gene encoding sodium:proton antiporter NhaD, which yields MLDLLLIGIAILALAGVIFEEALHVNKAKTTLFLGTLAWIILFINADKGPGLVEVNDSLLHNITEISTLWLFLVAAMTFVAYLNRKGMIENLLNLIMPAQISLKKLLFFTALFSFCFSSLADNITATLVSIALVLSLGLPFNQTLRFAVLVVFAVNSGGVSLITGDVTTLMIFMQGKVTITQLLMLLLPALAAVLLLACMLSYGLKGTVKIKRTKRKMRTVDYVIAGIFLSTIVLTLVGNVQYGIPPMLSFLTGMSVMFLVATFMGDKESDNDPILDYIRLIEFDTLLFFLGVLLLVGMLEHIHALGALLHVYTLLPPTGANYVMGVLSSMIDNVPLTAALLKANIDMSTPEWMALTYAVGVGGSLLVIGSAAGIVAMSKVKGLTFARYGKFSLLLLLAYSVGYGLVLLLSQALVE from the coding sequence ATGCTCGATCTTCTGCTGATTGGTATAGCGATATTGGCACTTGCAGGTGTGATATTTGAAGAAGCACTGCATGTTAACAAAGCAAAAACCACCCTTTTCCTTGGCACTCTGGCTTGGATTATACTTTTCATTAACGCCGATAAAGGTCCTGGTTTAGTCGAAGTTAATGACAGTCTGCTGCACAACATTACAGAAATTTCTACTCTGTGGTTATTTCTTGTTGCAGCAATGACATTTGTAGCCTATCTAAACCGTAAAGGCATGATCGAGAACCTTCTTAATCTGATTATGCCCGCACAGATCAGCCTGAAAAAGCTGCTATTTTTTACTGCTCTCTTTAGTTTTTGCTTTTCTTCCCTGGCAGATAACATTACCGCTACCCTGGTATCTATAGCGTTAGTGCTTTCGCTGGGATTACCGTTTAATCAAACCCTACGATTTGCGGTGTTAGTGGTGTTTGCGGTGAATTCCGGTGGCGTGTCTCTGATAACCGGTGACGTGACTACGCTAATGATATTCATGCAGGGTAAAGTCACCATCACACAATTATTGATGCTACTGCTGCCTGCTCTTGCGGCGGTACTGTTACTGGCCTGTATGCTCAGTTACGGCTTGAAAGGTACCGTTAAAATAAAGCGCACAAAGCGTAAAATGCGCACTGTTGACTATGTCATTGCTGGCATCTTCCTTTCTACCATTGTGCTCACCCTTGTGGGCAACGTGCAGTATGGCATTCCTCCCATGCTCAGCTTTTTAACGGGAATGTCAGTGATGTTTTTGGTAGCTACATTTATGGGCGATAAAGAATCTGATAATGACCCTATTCTTGATTACATCCGCCTGATCGAGTTTGACACACTGCTGTTTTTCCTCGGCGTATTACTGCTTGTGGGTATGCTGGAACATATTCACGCCCTTGGCGCGCTGCTACACGTATATACGTTACTTCCGCCCACTGGCGCAAATTATGTGATGGGCGTGTTGTCTTCCATGATTGATAACGTTCCCTTAACTGCAGCCCTGCTAAAAGCTAATATTGACATGAGCACACCAGAATGGATGGCGTTAACTTACGCAGTAGGTGTGGGTGGCTCACTACTGGTTATTGGATCAGCAGCTGGAATTGTGGCCATGAGTAAAGTAAAAGGCTTAACCTTTGCGCGCTACGGAAAATTCTCGCTGCTACTGTTACTGGCTTACAGCGTTGGCTACGGCTTAGTGCTTCTGCTTTCTCAGGCTTTGGTGGAATAA